In the genome of Plasmodium yoelii strain 17X genome assembly, chromosome: 14, one region contains:
- a CDS encoding epsin-like protein, putative encodes MLLFKKVNSKVSSINNYLQKYLESNQFEKNLKEALNNKNYGVSNSLLYDLSISTYDATYYKRVISEVFKAIQEKPSKWRRIYKGLRLCEYVMKNGCEYFISDVKEKEELIKKLAHFTYLENLRDKGVGIREISNNILNLLRDNKYLRNERIEAAKYANLCTNIESKVVEKKSFFLNKKKKKEKNQDENNKRTYFNSGNNNKYGPQKESLDQIKYERYENDDDYYANRHIESSQYRNRNYNKNSINYSQKSSINDNTENSTYSSSDSSSSSSESSSENSSDNELPNYKSRRNISKKKDKKTNNFYSKRSKDMKSSSRSKSQSISSISHSKQSDNNSSPEDSSTSSDSTSKPRSTSSSSSSSSSSSSNNNSSKKYSNSDNSSYYSRRRHRQIDKGDKSRSWKREVSDRIR; translated from the exons ATgctattatttaaaaaggtGAATTCAAAAGTGTCAAGTATAAACAATTATTTACAAAA GTATTTAGAATCAAACCAATTTGAAAAAAACTTAAAAGAAgctttaaataataaaaattatggtGTATCCAATAGTCTTTTATATGACTTATCAATATCAACATATGATGCTACATATTACAAAAGAGTAATAAGTGAAGTGTTTAAAGCAATACAAGAGAAACCATCAAAATGGCGACGAATATATAAG ggATTACGACTTTGTGAATATGTGATGAAAAATGGAtgtgaatattttattagtgatgtgaaagaaaaagaagaattaataaaaaagctAGCTCATTTTACATATTTGGAAAATTTAAGAGATAAAGGAGTAGGAATAAGAGAAATATCAAATaacatattaaatttattaagagacaataaatatttaagaaATGAACGAATTGAAGCGGCAAAATATGCAAATTTATGCACAAATATAGAATCAAAAGTagtggaaaaaaaaagtttttttttaaataaaaaaaagaaaaaagaaaaaaatcaagatgaaaataataaaagaactTATTTTAATTcaggaaataataataaatatggtCCACAAAAAGAATCATTagatcaaataaaatatgaaagatatgaaaatgatgacGATTATTATGCTAATCGTCATATAGAATCTTCACAATATAGAAATAGAAACTATAACAAAAATTCGATCAATTATTCACAAAAATCAAGTATTAATGATAATACAGAAAATAGTACTTATAGTAGTAGTGATAGTAGTAGTAGTAGTAGCGAAAGTAGTAGTGAAAATAGTAGTGATAATGAATTGCCAAATTATAAATCACGTcgaaatatatcaaaaaaaaaagataaaaaaacaaacaatttttattctaAAAGATCAAAAGATATGAAAAGTTCTTCAAGATCAAAATCTCAAAGTATATCTTCAATATCTCATTCAAAACAATCAGATAATAATTCATCACCTGAAGATTCAAGCACTTCTTCCGATTCTACATCTAAACCACGATCAacatcatcatcatcttcttcttcttcttcgtcttcttctaataataattcgtctaaaaaatattcaaactCTGACAATTCGAGTTATTATTCTCGACGCAGACACCGCCAAATAGATAAAGGTGATAAATCACGCAGTTGGAAAAGGGAAGTATCAGATAGAATTCGATAA
- a CDS encoding ankyrin-repeat protein, putative, with product MSEFLLVKNLFICAHEKNVEELKKAMNGLITKECEDKDKESKSQTNKKYYIIKDYTDANKNNVLHFAVYGNNIENVKFIIQNTDLINSINSDNQNGLIISILNKNTEISKYLLENNIDYNQKDKYSASPLLYSLITQNYEIFNMLIEKNDIDINVNSYDKGNLISICIFEKNIKIFKKLLQKNISPNVEKNLYPHPLVFLIYTNDNDLLFLYLTYALYYYTKNDNLYEINKINFDTTTDKIIVDLQNKELIQSILNNPNYDFTQFKNILAVTDENNTSLLTLCDQAGNSIGKQILSYYSP from the coding sequence atgagCGAATTTTTACTAGTAAAGAACTTGTTCATTTGTGCccatgaaaaaaatgtagaagAGCTGAAAAAGGCTATGAATGGGTTAATTACCAAAGAATGCGAAGATAAAGATAAAGAAAGCAAAAGCCAAacgaataaaaaatattacattatCAAAGATTATACGGATGctaacaaaaataatgttCTTCATTTTGCTGTATATGGAAATAACATCGAAAATGTAAAGTTCATAATTCAAAATACAGATTTAATAAATAGTATAAATAGTGATAACCAAAACGGGTTAATTATAAGCatactaaataaaaacacagaaatatcaaaatatttgctagaaaataatatagacTATAACcaaaaagataaatataGTGCTAGCCCATTATTATACAGTTTAATAACCCAAAATTATGAAATCTTTAATATgcttattgaaaaaaatgatattgaTATAAATGTTAACAGTTATGATAAAGGAAATTTAATtagtatatgcatatttgaaaaaaatattaagatatttaaaaaattactccaaaaaaatatttcaccaaatgttgaaaaaaatCTATATCCTCATCCGCTTgtttttcttatatatactaatgataatgatttattatttttatatttaacatatgcattatattattatacaaaaaatgataatttatatgaaattaataaaataaattttgataCAACAACAGACAAAATTATTGTAGATCTtcaaaataaagaattaatACAATCTATCTTAAATAATCCAAATTATGATTTTacacaatttaaaaatattttagcaGTCACAGATGAAAACAACACATCATTGCTCACTCTTTGTGACCAAGCTGGAAATTCAATTGGTAAACAAATATTGAGTTATTACTCTCCATAA